The following proteins are co-located in the Dromiciops gliroides isolate mDroGli1 chromosome 2, mDroGli1.pri, whole genome shotgun sequence genome:
- the LOC122739339 gene encoding protein enabled homolog, with product MVGPPSPAPGPPLESLLLLRLLLLLLLLSHQHPLPPHPPPPPSSLPPPAAPLTLTLPTAAQPPPAPPPLAEISASPARSRDRSAERPGQLIGRICLSITAAPPTELETQMEVDIPACSFDWRLGWKSVGDGNGL from the exons ATGGTCGGGCCCCCCAGCCCCGCACCAGGCCCCCCACTGGagtcgctgctgctgctgcggttgctgctgctgctgctgctgctcagtcaccagcaccccctccccccccatcctccTCCGCCACCATCATCATTACCTCCCCCGGCCGCACCTCTCACACTAACCCTACCCACCGCAGCCCAACCTCCGCCCGCCCCGCCGCCATTGGCCGAGATCAGTGCCAGCCCCGCCCGCTCCCGAGACAGGTCTGCGGAGCGTCCGGGCCAGCTCATTGGCAGGATATGCCTGTCGATCACGGCTGCTCCGCCTACAGAGCTGGAG acgcAGATGGAGGTGGACATCCCGGCCTGTTCCTTTGATTGGCGCCTCGG